The genomic window CGACCTCGCCCTCCCCATTGCGCTCGGCGATCCCCCGCCGCGGCGCGGGCCCCAGCTGCACCACGGCCACCTCTGCTAAGCGCACAGTAGGGGATGCGTCCGCTCCGGCCTCCTGAGAAAAAGGCATCTGGAGCAAGGCGCCGCCCATCGCGGAGGAGGACCCCTGCATAGCCTGAGGCCGCACGGGCAGGTTGCGGATCTCCTCAAGCGTGCGTAGGTAGCCGCGGGCCCGGATGATCTGCTCGCGGCCCCCGAACTCAAGCATACCGCCGTCTACGTCTTGATTGGAGGCCCGCAGGGCCTCCACGACATCCTGGGGCGTTACCCCGTAGGCGGCCATCCGTTGAGGGTCGAGCAGGACCTGGTATTGGCGCACGAAGCCACCCACCGTAGCCACCTCGGCCACGCCAGCTATGGCCTGCAACTCGTAGCGCAGAAACCAGTCCTGAATTGCGCGCAGCTCGGCCAGGCTTCGACGAGCCGTTCGATCTATTAGGCTGTACTGAAAAATCCAGCCCACGCCTGTGGCATCGGGACCCAGTTGCGGCTCCAGACCGGCCGGCAGTTGAGAGCGGGCGTAGCCGAGGCGCTCCAGCAGGCGGCTTCGAGCCCAGTACAGATCTGTGCCGTCCTCAAAGATGACGTACACGAACGAAACGCCCGGCATCGAATAGCCCCGCACATCGCGCACGCGCGGCAGGGCCAGCATTGCAGAGGCCAGGGGATAGGTGACCTGTTGATCGATCAGCTCCGGGCTTTGCCCGGGATACGGGGTCTCGATGATCACCTGCACATCGGAAAGATCCGGCAGGGCGTCCACGGTCGTATGCCAAGTAGCCCACGCTCCGAGGGCCACAAGCAGCAGCCCAAACGCATACACGAGCGGCCGGTTGTGGGCCGACCATGCGATAAGGTGCCTAAGCATGATCACGGTCTCCCGGGATGGGCTGCTTTTGATCCGCAGGTTCCTTGCAGCAGTCCGGAAGCCGCTCGTAGGCGGCCGGATCGCGCGCGGTGCGGTTGGCCGTGTACCCGGATCGGGCGATGACCCGCTCTAGGAGGCTTAGGCTCAGCCTTGTCACGTCGAGCTTCGCCAGGGCCTCTCGTCGGGCGAGATCGATCCGAAAGGCGAGTAGCCCGGGCAGCCCAGAGACGGCCTGCTGAATCGTCTCCACGCACATCTCGCATTGAATCGTGCTCAAGGCGATGCGGACCGTGCGCACGGTCTCTGCCCGAGAGGAAGGCTCCTTTGCGGAGACCTCGGCTCGATGATCGTGACCGGAGAGGCGATCTAAGGCGGCGCGCAGCTGGGCTTCGCCGTCGATCAAAAACGTCGCCCCGCCGGCTAGCCGTTGACCGGGCTTAAGCCCCTCAAGCACCTCGTAGTAACCTTGGGCCCGACGGCCTAGGCGAACCTCCAAGGGGCGAAACCGGCCCTGCCCTATGGCCTCCAATACGAAGGCGCGCGCCCCGGACAGCAGCACCGCCTCCTCCGGAACGGCCACAACGGGCTCGCTTCGGAACACGATCTCGGCTGTTCCCCCCGCTCCGGGCAGAAGCATAAGCCCGGGGTTGGCCAGGGGCACACGCACACGCGCGGTCCGGCTGCTTGGGTCTACGTCCGGATAGCGATACTCCAGCACGCCCCGAAGCGTCCGGCCCGGCAACATGGGGAGCCGCACCTCCACCGGGGCTCCCGTGCGCACCCAGGGCAGATCGGATTCGTAGACCGCAAGCAGCAGCCAAAGCGGATCCAGACGGCTGATCTCCAGCAAGGGCTCACCGGCCATCACGCGCTGGCCTGTCGTGACCATGCGACGCGTGACGATGCCGCTTCTCGGGGCCAGAATCTGCAGGGTGCGCTGCACCTGTCTTGTGCGCTCCAGTTGCTCTATGAAGGCCTCGGGGACATCCCAGAGGCGCAGCCGAGCTCGAGCGGCCTCCAGAAGCCGTTCAGCGCTCAGGCGGACCTCTTCGGAGGAGGCGCGCTCCCGAAGCTCCAGGGCCGAAAGCAGCTCCCGCTGCGCGCTCAGAAGCTCTGGACTGTAGAGCTCCATTACGGGCTGGCCTTGACGTACGGGCTCCCCCTCGGCGCGCACCCAAAGGCGCTCCACGTAGGCCTCGAATTTGAGCACGAGCACCGTGCGCGCCCCATCTGGAACGACCAGCTCAGCCGGCACCCGAATCCGATGCTCCAGGGGCCGGCGTTCCACCTCCACAAGCCGCACCCCAAGGGCTTGCAATGCGACGGGATCAACACGCACCCCTCCTGTGGTGTCTCGGTTTGGGACAAGGGGTACGAGCGCCATCTGGCAAATCGGACATAGACCCGGCTCCTGCCGCACCACCTGCGGATGCATGCCACAGGTCCATAGCGTCTTGGGGACCCGGGGGTTGCGAGAGCCGATCGGCGTAGACGATGCGCCCCCCTGCCGACTCCCCCACCAGTATCCCCCCGCGAAACCTAATCCGAGTAGCAGGACGATATACGCCAAGCGTCGACTCTGTGCGATCATGATTGAGGCTCCTTTTCCACAAGCTCTAGCCAGCGAGCCCGCAACAGCGCACGCCGCCCGATCGCCGCGATGCGCTCTAGCTCCAGCTCCAGAAGCATGCGCCGAAGCTCAAGCAGCTCGACGTGACGGATCCGGCCGCCTTCATAGGCCGCAAGCGCAGCCTCCCAAGCCAAGCGGGCCCGCGGGATAAGCGCCTCCTCTAAAGTCCGCAAGAGGCCGCGAAGCTCGCGGTCCTGATCGCGTATGGCTTGCGCCTCCGCCACAAGACGCCGCCAGAGGGCCTGGGCCTCGTGGCTCTTCCGTTCAAGCTGCGCCCTGCGCTCGCGCTCTTGGGCCGCCAGGGGTCTGCGCCATAGGGGGATTTCAAGGGAGACTGTGGGCATGAGGGGCTCCCAACCGAAGAGGCGGCGTCGGGCCTCGGGGCTCAGGTTCAGCCCCAACCCCACGGTCGGCTCCAGCCGGCGCATGAGCCGCTGCGCGCGCTCCATGGCCTCTTCGGTGCGCACCATGGCCTCAGCTTCTTGCCGCATGGGATGACGCATAAGCGCCTCATGGCTTACGGAAAAGGAATCCGGCAAGGGGGCCAATTGAACGGAATCCCCCGGACCCAGTGTAAGTGCCCCTCCGGTGAGCTCCCAAAGCTGAGCGCGCTTTTCGGCTGCCTGTTCAGCGAGCTCTCGGCGGCGCCGCTCCCAGAGCTGGCGCTCCAGACCAACCCGAATCGCAGCGGCTTGATTCTCTCGGCCAGAGGCATACTGGGCTAGGGCCACCTGTTCAAAGAGATGTAGCTCCTCCACCAGAGCGTCTATCCGGCGCCCCTGCTCACCGAGCATCCACAGCTCCGCTAGGGCCATGCGAAGCCGCATGCGTAGGGTCCGGCGCTCGGCGGCGGCCCGCCACGTGGCGGCCTGGGCCTCAAAGAGGCGCGCCTCGCGCTCAGCCCGCAGCCGGGCCGACTGCGGAAGCATCTGGCGCACCATAAACGAAAGGCCGCTCATGCCCGAGGCTAGCATAAAAGGCATTGCGGCCGCCTCCAGCATGGGCCGAGGCCAGGCGATTTGATCAGATCGGGCTTCGGCCGCCCGCACAGCCGCCATTTGGGCTTGTAGAGCGGGGTGATGGCGCTCAAATAGGACGAGCGCGTCCTCCTCGGTCAGAACGCGCAAAGCTTGGGCACAGGCGATCGTCACCGCCCAAGGGCCTTGTACGATCGGGAAAACAAACCAGAAAAGCCCCGAGGCGATCGCGCCTCGACGTAGTCTACATGATGCTATCGGCATGACCCAAACTCCCCAACGTTGATGGAACTTCCCCTGCCCGCAAAAGCGGGGATTTCCACTAACAAGAGGAGCCGGGGTCTTTTAGATCAGCAGATGAGTGCTAAGAAGCCGCTCTCGTGGACTGGCTCTTGAGCGGGTGTTCAGAGGCTTGGCGTCGCAGACGGGTTCCGATGTAGGCAAAGCCGCAGAGGCGACCACTGCCTCCCCCACGGTAGAAGGGGGTAGCTTATGCAGCCGATTCGTCTCGTATTCCGGCATGGGCACCTGCAGGCCCGCGATCAGACAGCAAGAACGCTC from Bacteroidota bacterium includes these protein-coding regions:
- a CDS encoding efflux RND transporter periplasmic adaptor subunit, with the protein product MIAQSRRLAYIVLLLGLGFAGGYWWGSRQGGASSTPIGSRNPRVPKTLWTCGMHPQVVRQEPGLCPICQMALVPLVPNRDTTGGVRVDPVALQALGVRLVEVERRPLEHRIRVPAELVVPDGARTVLVLKFEAYVERLWVRAEGEPVRQGQPVMELYSPELLSAQRELLSALELRERASSEEVRLSAERLLEAARARLRLWDVPEAFIEQLERTRQVQRTLQILAPRSGIVTRRMVTTGQRVMAGEPLLEISRLDPLWLLLAVYESDLPWVRTGAPVEVRLPMLPGRTLRGVLEYRYPDVDPSSRTARVRVPLANPGLMLLPGAGGTAEIVFRSEPVVAVPEEAVLLSGARAFVLEAIGQGRFRPLEVRLGRRAQGYYEVLEGLKPGQRLAGGATFLIDGEAQLRAALDRLSGHDHRAEVSAKEPSSRAETVRTVRIALSTIQCEMCVETIQQAVSGLPGLLAFRIDLARREALAKLDVTRLSLSLLERVIARSGYTANRTARDPAAYERLPDCCKEPADQKQPIPGDRDHA
- a CDS encoding TolC family protein codes for the protein MPIASCRLRRGAIASGLFWFVFPIVQGPWAVTIACAQALRVLTEEDALVLFERHHPALQAQMAAVRAAEARSDQIAWPRPMLEAAAMPFMLASGMSGLSFMVRQMLPQSARLRAEREARLFEAQAATWRAAAERRTLRMRLRMALAELWMLGEQGRRIDALVEELHLFEQVALAQYASGRENQAAAIRVGLERQLWERRRRELAEQAAEKRAQLWELTGGALTLGPGDSVQLAPLPDSFSVSHEALMRHPMRQEAEAMVRTEEAMERAQRLMRRLEPTVGLGLNLSPEARRRLFGWEPLMPTVSLEIPLWRRPLAAQERERRAQLERKSHEAQALWRRLVAEAQAIRDQDRELRGLLRTLEEALIPRARLAWEAALAAYEGGRIRHVELLELRRMLLELELERIAAIGRRALLRARWLELVEKEPQS